The DNA region TATGGCTCCCGTCTCCTCACCGATCCCCTTGATTACTGGCGGAGAGCACGCCGGACGCGGCGCGGCCTCCTTCTTGCTACCCGTGATGAGGTTTCCGCTGGCGTATCTGGGCTCATTGTTTAACCCCGTCTGTGGACAGACGGAGAAGGGGAGGCGTGAAATGGAAGACTGGGGTCTGGCGGCGCTGTCATTCGCGGCGATCAGCGGAGGGTTGTCGTGGGTGGCGTACTTTGCGTGGGATCTGTACACGAACGTTCCACCCGGTTCGCAATCACCGCCGCTTAGCAAACCCAAGAAGGACCACCGCCGGGGGAAACGGGCCGCCGCGTAAGGTTTCGGCGAAACCGCTGAATTCCGGATAACCGTGATGGTCAGCATCGGCTTACGTCGCGGCCCCTTCGGCGACCGGTCGGCCTCGACCGGCCGCCGCGGCCGCCACGTAGGCATCCACGGCTTGGGTCAGAGTGCGCTTGATGTGGGCGAGGCGCTCGCTGTCCACGATTTTCCCGCCTCCAGGGTCCTGGACGTAGAACACGTCCACGATCTGGTCGATGCGGGTGGCGATCTTCGATGAATGGATGGAGAGCCCGAGCTCGAACAACGTGCGCGTGATCACGTACAGCAACCCCTGGACGTCGGTCGCAAACACGTCGATGATGGTAAACCCGTCCGAGGTCTCGTTGTCGATCTCCACCTGCGTGGGCTCGGTCCCGTGCGGCAGCAGCCGGACGCGCGGCAGACGGGTCCCCCGCGTGAATAACTCCTCCACCCGCTGCTTCCCCATCACCACGGCGCCGAGCGTGCGCTTGAGCTCGTTGACGCGGCGGGACGGCGGTTCTCCCGCGTAGTCCGGATCTTGGAACCGAAACGTATCCACGACCACGCCGTCCAGCCGGGTAAACACTTGGGCGCCCAGGATCTGAAGCCCCAAGGCCGCCAACGTTCCCGCCAATTTGGAGAAGAGGCCTGGGATGATCGAGTCGAACGTGGCCACGGTCAACTCGGTGGCCTGTTGATCGGCGTCCCAGCGGGTATCGACGAGCACCCCGTCCGGCGGAAGGCGATACACCAACTCCAGATGCCGGACGATCTGCTCCGGCGGCGTCACCAGAAAATAGCGGTCCGGCATGGCTTCGAACTGCCCGTGGAGCCACAACGCGGGCAGCCGGTCTCCGACCAGATCACGCACGGCGGCTTCGGCGCGTCGCCGCGCCGAGGCGTCGCCGGCCACGCGACCGCCCGCCAGCGCGTCCATGGCCCGGGAGTACAGTTCGTGCAGCAGGTCGTGCTTCCACGCGGTCCACGTCCCGGGGCCGACCGCCGTGATATCGGCGTAGGTAAACACGAGAAACATCTGGAGCAGCTCGGGCTGGCCCACCTGTCGGGCAAATCGCACCAGCACTTTGTCGTCGCTGAGGTCTCGCCGAAACGCGATGTGCGACATCAGCAGGTGATGCCGGACCAAAAAAGTCACCACCTCCCGCTCGTGCGCGTTGAACGCCAGGCGGTCCGCAACGCGCACCGCGATGTCCTCCCCGATCTGACTGTGATCCCCGCCTTTGCCCTTCCCGATGTCGTGCAGCAGAAGGGCGAGGTGGAGCAGGTCCTTTCGGTGAATATCGCGGTAGACCGCTGCGAGGGCCCCGTCGCTCTCCGCGAGCGCACACGCGGCCTGGACCGCGCGCAGGCTGTGCACATCAACGGTAAACTTGTGATATTGGTTAAACTGCATCAGACCCCGAGCAGAGGCAAACTCGGGCAAGACCCGCTCCAGGATGCCGACCCGGTGCATCGCCTCCAGCGTCCGGCCGATGCCGGGCGCCCGAAACAACGAAAACACGCGCCGCTGGATCGCGGGGGCGGCGTACGCGTGCTCGGGATGGTCGGACGCCGCGCGATACACCGCGTCCAGCGTGGACTCCGCGATCGGCCGCCCGTGTTCCTGGGCCACGGCGAACAGCCCGATCACCGTGTCGGGGTCCGCCGCCAGCGCCTCCCGGCGTCGTTCCGGCAACAACACCGCGTTTCGCGTGACCACAAACCGGTCCTGAATTTCCCGCGCGGTCACCGCGGTGACCAGCCGGCGCCAGCGCGTGGGGCGCTGCAACCGACGGAGGAAGCGGTTGCTGGTTTGGTGTAAGGAGGTGGATAAGCGATAGTACTGCTGCATGAACCGTTCGACCCCGAGCAGCTGCGGACCGTCCTCGAACCCGAAGAATCCGGCCAACCGGACCTGTTCGTCGAACGTCAACACGTCACCGGCTTTGCCCGCGTAAAAATGCATCTCGTTGCGGACGACCCACAGGAAATCCCGGGCCTCGACCAGGTCGCGGTGCTCCGCGTCGGTCAGCACCCCCGCCTGGACCAATTCCTGCCACGACGACGCGCCGTAGACCGCGCGCGCCAACCAGCCGATGTAGTGCAGGTCGCGCAACCCGCCTTTGCTCTTTTTGAGATCAGGCTCCAGCAGGTACACGGTCGAGCCGTATCGTTCGTACCCTGCTTCGCGCTCGGCCAATTTCTGCGCGATGTAGGGGCGGAGGTCCTTCCGCAGTTGTGAGGCAAACGCGGCCTCGAACTCTTCGAAGAGCCGCCGGTCGCCTGCCAACCAGCGGGCTTCGAGGAGCGCCGTGCGGATCGTCGCGTCACCACGACTCAGGTCCAGGCAGTCACGGATACGGCGGACGCTGTGTCCGACGGCGTACCCCAGATCCCACAACGCGTGGAGAACGCCTTTACTGACCGCCAGACCTTCGCCGTGGGCGGGCGGGTCGAAGAGGAACATCACGTCGACATCGGACGCGGGAAAGAGTTCTCCGCGTCCGTACCCCCCGACCGCAACCACCGCGCACCCGGAACCCGGGCGGTCCACCTCCGACGGCGCCACCACCCCCCGATAGAGCGACGTCACCACCGCGTCCATGAGGGCGGAAAGGCCCGCGACCGTGTCCGGCCCGCACCGGCGACGCTCGTGATCTTCGCGAAGCCGCGCGCGTTGTTCTGCAACGAGCTCGCGCAACCGCCCAGCGTCGTGCCGAACCGCCGCCACGGTTTCCTGATCGATGAGTTTGATCATTGACTTTTGACCGTTCAATCCGGCAGTCTACGGTATTCTGGTTGCGTCAACCTCTGTGAGAAAGGACGATTATGACGGCTTCTCAGGTCACACCCCCGATAACGGCGGAGCCCGTGTCCGGGACATGTTCCACGTGTGAACAGATCGTCGCGCGGTTCGCGGGCGCGGGCATCAGACCCTTGCGCGTGGCCATCAAGTGCCGCCGTTGCGGAGCCGTCCATCGTCATCACGCCTCTCCATCCAGTCCCCCCCTGAAAGCTCGGCGAAGCGCCAAAGCGGCCGCGGCGCTCGCGCACGAGGTCACGTACGAGCGGCTGCTCGCCGTGACGGCCGGCCGCAAGAGCCGACCCTACTCGGTGTCCGGTATCTTCAGGCCCAACGACGTGATCGAACACCCGACGTTCGGGCTGGGGGTGGTGACGCATCTACTCGCCGGGGACAAGATTCAGGTCGTCTTCAAGAACGGCGACAAGCTGCTGGTCTGCCGTCGCTAGCTGATCGGAGACGTCAGCGCCGAGACCGTGCGGTCCGCGCCGATCGCCGTTTGGCCGGCTGAGCGGCCGGGCGCGTCGGCGTGGTCGGCGGCGGAGGCGCCACGTAGGCGGCCAGCGCAGGGTGCGTGTCAGGATCGATGGGGTGACTCCACGTCAATCCCACCAGGAACCCTCGCGGTGACGGCGCCAGCCACGCGACCATCCCCGACAGCTTTTCCTGGGTCGGGGTCCCCGCCTGATCGAGAAACGCCATCGTGACGGTGACCGCCTCGTTCGGCGGGATGGCCTCCGGTACCCGCAACCCGGCGCCCGTCGAGCTCACGTTGGTGACCACCGCCGTCAACGCGCGGCCTCCCGACCCCGGGATAACCAGCGTCGTGCCCGTAAGCGTGACGCGACGCGCCGTTCGTTTTTCCGTAATCATACCTTCCCCCTCATCATGAGAATCGCTGGTCCCGGCGCTTCGCTGAGCGCGAAGGGACCTGCCCGTTCCGCCAACGGGCACTGGTCGGCCTACCGCCGAAGCCCCCACACAATCGTTCGCATCTGCGCGGCGCCCCTTGGGGAGACCACCGCGTCTTGGAGTCGAGGTCGGGCCAGCATATCACAACCCAGCCGCGGGGAGAAGGCTTGTTCCGGCCGGGCAAACCGTGTATCATCCGCCGGTTGGATCAAGGACCACTGTCACGCATACCAACGGATCCCCATGGCAACTACCGACCATTTGACACCAGGACAACACCAAGCGCCCAGCGCTCACCACCGGACCCTGGAACAGCGCGTCGCCGAACAAGAGGCGCTGCTCCAGGAGCTCCATCGCGAATTACAGCGGACCCGTCAGGAACTGGAGTCGCTTCGTGCGACGGTGGAGCGTCTGTTGGATCAGAGCGTCGCGACCTGCAAGAAGTGCGGCGCGACCTACGACGTGTTCCGCCACCATTATAGCATTGGACTGTTCGACAATATCGTCTATGTGAAGTGCCCGCAGTGCCAAACCCCTATGCCGGTGGACCCGCACCTGGGCGTCCGGCCCGAGTGATTCCCCCGGTGGTGCACAGCGACAAGCTGTATACCGGCCTCACCTGGGAGCTCTACAAAGAACACGTCAAGAAGTTTTCTCACGCGGCCATCAAGGGTATGCCCACCGAAAACGAAATGAAAGAGGCCTTGGCGTCATTGGTGGACGCGTCGACTGTCAAGGTGCTCGCCCAGGAGCGGGTCGGAATGGTGGTGACGTTTCATTGGATCGATACGTTCCCGGCGCTCGACGTCTGTGAGGTAACCGACGTCAAGGGCTTCCTGAGCCAACGGTACGGAGGGGGCAAATTCAAGTTGAACCTGTACCACGGTATCAACTTCCTATCCACCAAAAACTGGGAGACCGAAGGGCCACCGCGGTGGAAAACCATGATTCGGGGTCCAGAGGAGGCGTGATCCGTGTCCAAGGCCGTGTACCAACTATTCGTGGTCTTCGTCGTCTTTTCCGCGGTCATCTACCTGTTGTTGTTGATCGGACCGGACCAGCCGGCGTCACGCCCCGGTGAGCGCGACATCACCATCCCACGCGCGCCGGCCGAAGCCAAGAACCTGGTGAATCCCATCCCCGTCAGCGACCAGGTCCTGCTCGAAGGAGAGCGGATCTACCAGACCAAAGGCACGTGCTTCACCTGTCACGGGACAACGGGCCGCGGCGATGGGCCAGCCGGTTTGGAACTCAACCCCAAACCGCGCAATTTCACCAATCCCCAGTTCCACGAACTCCGCACCGACGGGGAAATGTTCTGGGTCATCCGCAACGGAAGCCCGGGCACGCGCATGTTCTCCTACTCCCCATCGGTGATCACCGAGGAAGAGGCGTGGAAGGTCATCCTGTTCATCCGAACGCTCCCTACTAAGAGCGTGGGATAGCCGCCCGCCGGTCCTCCCTTAGTACTGAACATCGCGAGCGGTAAAGGCCCGCGCGGGTTCTCCGCCGAGAATCCGACGCAGGATCGAATTCAGCGTGAAGGGGTCGTTGTCGAACCCTTCGTGGGTGGTGCTGCGCGACATACTGGCTGCTCCCTGTCCGCGCCCGGCGATCACCAGCGCCGGTAGCCCTCCGACCGAACGTTGGACCAATCGATGGACCTCCTCGTCGGCCCCGAGAAACTTCTCCATCCCGAGGATCGGGACTCCGCGTCGCCCTTCGAAGGCGTTACTGACCAGGTACAGCAACGAGTTTCCGTAGGGCCCGACCGAGTCGCTCCGCTCGGCCTCGTCCCCCAGCAGAAACAGGCTCGGGACCGGACACCGGCCCTCCCGGATAAAGGGCAACACCAGTCGCTTGAACAGCGCCACGGTGATCGCGGGCGCCATGAAGTGCACGCTCTTGACCGGCACGCCCAACCCGATCAAGTGGGGCAGGGCGTGCGCGGCAAAAATACTTCCGGCGCTGTGCCCGACCACGTGGAGTTCCCAGCGGCGCCGCTCGGATTCGCCGGCGCGTTTCAACGCGGCCTGGCCGTGACGCGCCAACATCTGCATGCCTCCCCGC from Nitrospirota bacterium includes:
- the glnD gene encoding [protein-PII] uridylyltransferase; this encodes MIKLIDQETVAAVRHDAGRLRELVAEQRARLREDHERRRCGPDTVAGLSALMDAVVTSLYRGVVAPSEVDRPGSGCAVVAVGGYGRGELFPASDVDVMFLFDPPAHGEGLAVSKGVLHALWDLGYAVGHSVRRIRDCLDLSRGDATIRTALLEARWLAGDRRLFEEFEAAFASQLRKDLRPYIAQKLAEREAGYERYGSTVYLLEPDLKKSKGGLRDLHYIGWLARAVYGASSWQELVQAGVLTDAEHRDLVEARDFLWVVRNEMHFYAGKAGDVLTFDEQVRLAGFFGFEDGPQLLGVERFMQQYYRLSTSLHQTSNRFLRRLQRPTRWRRLVTAVTAREIQDRFVVTRNAVLLPERRREALAADPDTVIGLFAVAQEHGRPIAESTLDAVYRAASDHPEHAYAAPAIQRRVFSLFRAPGIGRTLEAMHRVGILERVLPEFASARGLMQFNQYHKFTVDVHSLRAVQAACALAESDGALAAVYRDIHRKDLLHLALLLHDIGKGKGGDHSQIGEDIAVRVADRLAFNAHEREVVTFLVRHHLLMSHIAFRRDLSDDKVLVRFARQVGQPELLQMFLVFTYADITAVGPGTWTAWKHDLLHELYSRAMDALAGGRVAGDASARRRAEAAVRDLVGDRLPALWLHGQFEAMPDRYFLVTPPEQIVRHLELVYRLPPDGVLVDTRWDADQQATELTVATFDSIIPGLFSKLAGTLAALGLQILGAQVFTRLDGVVVDTFRFQDPDYAGEPPSRRVNELKRTLGAVVMGKQRVEELFTRGTRLPRVRLLPHGTEPTQVEIDNETSDGFTIIDVFATDVQGLLYVITRTLFELGLSIHSSKIATRIDQIVDVFYVQDPGGGKIVDSERLAHIKRTLTQAVDAYVAAAAAGRGRPVAEGAAT
- a CDS encoding c-type cytochrome, producing MSKAVYQLFVVFVVFSAVIYLLLLIGPDQPASRPGERDITIPRAPAEAKNLVNPIPVSDQVLLEGERIYQTKGTCFTCHGTTGRGDGPAGLELNPKPRNFTNPQFHELRTDGEMFWVIRNGSPGTRMFSYSPSVITEEEAWKVILFIRTLPTKSVG
- a CDS encoding PilZ domain-containing protein — encoded protein: MITEKRTARRVTLTGTTLVIPGSGGRALTAVVTNVSSTGAGLRVPEAIPPNEAVTVTMAFLDQAGTPTQEKLSGMVAWLAPSPRGFLVGLTWSHPIDPDTHPALAAYVAPPPPTTPTRPAAQPAKRRSARTARSRR